The window GGCGACAATCCGCCGCGGCGCGGTTGGTCGTAGAACGATACGGACGGGCTCGCCAGGGCCACCCTCTTCGCGCCGGTCGCGACGGCGATGGCGACGCACGGTTCGGCCGACCCCGTCGCGATCGCCAGCACGCCGGCGACCACGGTTCCCCGAGACGCCGAGACCACCTTGTCGACCACGTCGGGGTCGCGATAGTCGATGACGTGCGACGCGCCGAGCTCGCGCAGGCGCGCGTGATTGCGCGGCGACGCCGTGGCGACGACGACGTATCCAGCGGCTCGCGCGAGTTGGATCGCATTCGCCCCGACGCTGGTGGCCCCGCCCCAGATCACGACCGTCTCTCGACGGCGGGGAGGATCGAGCTCGGGGTGGGCGAGCGAGAGGTTGTCGGCCTGGAACAGAGCGGATGCTGCCGTCGACACCGCCAGGGGGAGTACGACCGCGTCGGTGTCGGACATGTGCCCGGGAATCGGCGCCGTCAGGCGTTCCTCGACGGCGACGTACTGCTGGAACCCGCCCTCCGCGGTGTGGTCTCGCCCTTTCTCCATTCCGACGGCGTACGCGACGACCCGGTCGCCCACCCGGAACCGGGTCACCTGGCCCCCGACGGAGACGACGACGCCGGCGACGTCTTCGCCGAGGATGGCGGGGTAGGGCAACCAGCGGTACATGAGGCGCCCGTTCGACTGGGTGATCGCATCGAGCGGATTCACCGCGGCGGCCCGGACGCGCACGATGATCTGCGTCGGGGATGCCACGGGGTAGGGGGAGTCCCAAACGGTGAAGTCGGCGTAGGGGGCGTCGATCCAGGCGGCGGTGTTGGTGGGCATCTGCGGTCCTCTGATCGGCGATGACATTTCGTGTCATAGCAATGATGACACGAAATGTCGTAACCTGGGTGCATGAGTCGATGGGCACCGGACGCGGCACTGCGTCTCGAGAGCGCCGCCGTCGAGCTGTTCGAGGAGCAGGGGTACGGGCCGACGACCGTTCCGCAGATCGCGGCGCGTGCCGGGCTCACGACCCGCACGTTCTTCCGGCACTTCGCCGACAAGCGCGACGTGCTGTTCCTCCGCGACCGGGAGTTCCCCGACGTGGTCGGCGCCGCGCTCGCGGGCCTCCCCGACGCCCTCGGGCCGGGGGAGCTGGTAGAGCGAGGGCTTGCCGTCGCGGTGGCTCCGCTCGATCACTGGCGAGACAGCATCGGACGGCGCAGAGCACTCATCCAGACCGACGACCGTCTGAAGGAACGGGAACTGCTGAAATCGGCACGCCTCTCGGAGGCTGTGGCGAGTGCGCTGGGAACGCGCGGGCTCACCCCTCTCGACGCGCGGCTGCTCGCAGCGACGGCGGTCGCCGTCTTCGATGCCGCCCTCGATGAGTGGCTCGATTCCGCCGACGGCACGGCTCTCGCCGACCACCTGACAGCCGTGTGGGAGCGGATGCGCGCCGTCCGCGGCTGATCCCGGTTCGGGGCGCGTTCCTCGCTTCGGGGCGCGGGATTCCACGCCCCGAGGGGTGAAACCCGCCCCGAATCGACCGAGCCTCAGGTGAAGAGGCCGGCTCCGACGTAAGAACCCCGTGAGGCCCCGGGAGGCACGGCCCACAGGCCAGAGCCGACATGACGGATGTACTCGCGCATGGCGTCGGTCGACAGCGCCCGCTGCAGGGTGACGAACTGCTCCGGGCTGCGCTGGAACGAGAGGAAGAACAACCCCGCGTCGAGCCTGCCGAGATCGGTGTTGCCGTCGACGAAGTTGTATCCGCGGCGGAGGATGCGGATGCCGCCGTTGTTGTCGGGGTGCGCCAGATGCACGTGGCTGGTGCGGTCGATGCGCGGCGCGCCCGCAGCATCCGTCGCCGAGAAGTCGGGCTCGGTGAATTCGTCGCCACCCGACAGGGGTGCGCCGCGTCCCTTGTCACGCCCGACGATGCGGTCCTGTTCGCTCAGGCGCACGCGGTCCCAGGTCTCGATGATCATCGCGATCTTGCGTGCCACGAGGTACGAGCCGCCCGCCATCCAGGCGGGTTCGTCGCCCGCTGCGACCCACACGTTCTCGTCGAGGGCGGCCGTGTCGTCGGCGAGGATGTTCGCCGTGCCGTCCTTGTACCCGAAGAGGTTGCGCGGGGTAGCGGCCCCCGTGGTCGTCCGCGAGGTGCGGCCGTACCCGAGCTGCGACCAACGGATCCGCGCGCGTCCGAACGCGATGCGGCTCAG is drawn from Microbacterium hatanonis and contains these coding sequences:
- a CDS encoding zinc-binding alcohol dehydrogenase family protein, producing MPTNTAAWIDAPYADFTVWDSPYPVASPTQIIVRVRAAAVNPLDAITQSNGRLMYRWLPYPAILGEDVAGVVVSVGGQVTRFRVGDRVVAYAVGMEKGRDHTAEGGFQQYVAVEERLTAPIPGHMSDTDAVVLPLAVSTAASALFQADNLSLAHPELDPPRRRETVVIWGGATSVGANAIQLARAAGYVVVATASPRNHARLRELGASHVIDYRDPDVVDKVVSASRGTVVAGVLAIATGSAEPCVAIAVATGAKRVALASPSVSFYDQPRRGGLSPARARLLGRLVIRNAVLQTTCALRGVRARFVWGSSLMDNEVGRMLWTDYLPAALADRRHVAFPPARIVGHSLDDLQAAVDLLRTGTSTQKLVIALSEDAPGAR
- the efeB gene encoding iron uptake transporter deferrochelatase/peroxidase subunit, which codes for MTTELDETPDDDAPTPDHATGVSRRGLFGWAVGAGAAGLVMGAGGGVVAQRTAAAATSVDPAATAYDFYGTHQAGITTPVQEHLHFAAFDMMARTDRDDLISLLQDWTYASARMSQGLEVSATGAVGGSPEAPPDDTGEAQGLAANGLTITFGFGPSLFDDRYGLAGARPTALERLPAFLGDDLDPAASDGDLCVQVCADDPQVAVHAIRNLSRIAFGRARIRWSQLGYGRTSRTTTGAATPRNLFGYKDGTANILADDTAALDENVWVAAGDEPAWMAGGSYLVARKIAMIIETWDRVRLSEQDRIVGRDKGRGAPLSGGDEFTEPDFSATDAAGAPRIDRTSHVHLAHPDNNGGIRILRRGYNFVDGNTDLGRLDAGLFFLSFQRSPEQFVTLQRALSTDAMREYIRHVGSGLWAVPPGASRGSYVGAGLFT
- a CDS encoding TetR/AcrR family transcriptional regulator, with translation MSRWAPDAALRLESAAVELFEEQGYGPTTVPQIAARAGLTTRTFFRHFADKRDVLFLRDREFPDVVGAALAGLPDALGPGELVERGLAVAVAPLDHWRDSIGRRRALIQTDDRLKERELLKSARLSEAVASALGTRGLTPLDARLLAATAVAVFDAALDEWLDSADGTALADHLTAVWERMRAVRG